A stretch of Paenibacillus mucilaginosus 3016 DNA encodes these proteins:
- the yfkAB gene encoding radical SAM/CxCxxxxC motif protein YfkAB has protein sequence MSEINQEGLIRDLPPITPSNDPWDPLNSFRQYGEHKLTSVELTVTNLCNMRCEHCAVGESLTMTEGPRIPVSVILKRLDEVEHLETISITGGEPSYHASTVKDYIVPILRYARERGVRSQINSNITLDLSRYEMMAPYLDVMHISFNYLNGDDFYGVGFERSPRRVSKETAYKLYDRMVENAAALTRGGMFVSAESMINYKTHEKLVGIHGLIRDMGCQRHEVHPMYPSAFASHLPRLSLDDTRRAVTKLLNGRDPELWMLFGTLPFYACSPLEQDRELVRRLREEPNVTVRNDPDGRNRLNVNLFTGDVYVTDFSDVPSLGNVHQDRLEDVFSRWKNHPLNGTVSCYCPAAACCGPNLLVVDTYYKDVDFRSRRAVV, from the coding sequence ATGTCCGAAATCAACCAAGAAGGCCTCATCAGGGACCTTCCGCCCATAACACCCAGCAATGACCCATGGGATCCGCTGAATTCGTTCCGGCAGTACGGCGAGCACAAGCTGACCAGCGTGGAGCTCACGGTCACGAACCTGTGCAACATGCGCTGTGAGCACTGCGCCGTGGGAGAGTCTCTGACGATGACGGAAGGGCCGAGAATTCCCGTCTCCGTCATCCTGAAGAGGCTCGATGAAGTCGAGCATCTCGAGACGATCTCGATCACGGGGGGAGAGCCGAGCTATCACGCGTCGACGGTCAAGGATTACATCGTGCCGATTCTCCGCTACGCGAGGGAGAGAGGCGTCCGCTCGCAGATCAACTCGAACATCACGCTCGATCTGTCCCGCTACGAGATGATGGCGCCGTACCTGGACGTGATGCACATTTCGTTCAATTATCTGAACGGGGATGACTTCTACGGGGTCGGGTTCGAGCGCTCGCCGCGCCGCGTCAGCAAAGAGACGGCCTACAAGCTGTATGACCGGATGGTCGAGAATGCGGCGGCGCTGACCCGCGGCGGCATGTTCGTGTCAGCCGAAAGCATGATCAACTACAAGACGCATGAGAAGCTGGTCGGCATTCACGGCCTCATCCGGGATATGGGCTGCCAGCGCCACGAAGTGCACCCGATGTACCCGAGCGCCTTCGCCTCTCATCTTCCGCGGCTCTCGCTTGACGATACCCGCAGGGCCGTCACCAAGCTGCTGAACGGCCGGGACCCGGAGCTGTGGATGCTCTTCGGCACGCTGCCGTTCTATGCCTGCAGCCCGCTGGAGCAGGACCGGGAGCTGGTGAGGCGCCTTCGCGAAGAGCCTAATGTCACCGTCCGCAACGATCCGGACGGACGCAACCGCCTTAATGTGAATCTCTTTACCGGGGATGTCTATGTAACCGACTTTTCTGACGTGCCTTCTTTGGGTAATGTACATCAAGACAGGCTGGAGGACGTGTTCTCCCGTTGGAAGAACCACCCGCTGAACGGGACCGTGTCCTGCTACTGCCCGGCAGCGGCCTGCTGCGGGCCCAACCTGCTGGTCGTGGATACATATTACAAGGATGTGGACTTCCGCTCGCGGCGTGCCGTGGTCTGA
- a CDS encoding hemolysin family protein, with product MDALASHSTGFDLGAISLNLLLVLFLVLLNGFFVAAEFALVKVRQSRLQQLDSEGNGKARYALAVTGKLDAYLSSTQLGITLASLGLGWVGEPAIAHLIVDPAFAALGLADAWYADAVSFAIAFASITFLHIVLGELAPKSLAIQKSEMTSLWLSAPLMFFYRIFYPVIWLLNGAANRLLRLLGVEPATEHEAAHTEEEIRILMDQSARSGHIDKDELALFDNIFEFSDRVAREIMLPRTDMDCLFTELSFEENLKMVYQTKHTRYPVATSDKDEIVGFVHMSDLLTAEPDKAHDLKDFLRPVLMVPESMEISHVLKLMQRKRSQLAVVIDEYGGTAGLLTAEDILEEIVGEMHDEFDEGERPEIEKLPDGYSVDGRALLEELDDLLALGIVDDEVDSIGGWLFKQMEGTVARGRKYGYEGFVYEITETERLRVLRVKITPESRQTELPLTAELPGDREDQH from the coding sequence TTGGACGCACTCGCCAGTCACAGTACGGGATTCGATTTGGGGGCGATCTCCCTCAACCTTCTCTTGGTCTTATTCCTGGTTCTCTTGAACGGGTTCTTCGTAGCCGCCGAGTTTGCGCTCGTCAAGGTCAGACAGTCCCGGCTGCAGCAGCTCGACAGTGAAGGCAACGGCAAGGCGCGGTATGCGCTGGCCGTCACCGGCAAGCTGGATGCCTATCTGTCCTCGACGCAGCTCGGGATTACGCTGGCATCGCTCGGCCTCGGCTGGGTAGGGGAGCCGGCGATCGCCCACCTGATCGTGGATCCGGCCTTCGCGGCCCTTGGACTCGCGGACGCGTGGTATGCCGACGCGGTGTCCTTTGCCATCGCCTTCGCCTCCATTACCTTCCTGCATATCGTGCTGGGGGAACTGGCGCCCAAGTCGCTGGCGATACAGAAATCGGAGATGACCTCCCTGTGGCTGTCTGCGCCATTAATGTTTTTCTACCGTATCTTCTATCCTGTCATCTGGCTGCTGAACGGTGCGGCCAACCGGCTCCTCCGACTGCTGGGTGTTGAACCGGCCACGGAGCATGAGGCGGCCCATACCGAAGAGGAGATCCGCATCCTCATGGATCAAAGCGCGCGCAGCGGGCATATCGACAAGGATGAGCTCGCCCTCTTCGACAATATCTTCGAATTCTCGGACCGGGTGGCGCGCGAGATCATGCTGCCCCGTACGGATATGGACTGCCTGTTCACCGAGCTCAGCTTCGAGGAGAATCTGAAGATGGTGTACCAGACGAAGCATACCCGCTATCCGGTGGCGACCAGCGACAAGGATGAGATCGTCGGCTTCGTCCACATGTCCGATCTGCTGACGGCCGAGCCGGACAAAGCACACGACCTGAAGGACTTCCTGAGGCCGGTGCTGATGGTGCCGGAGTCGATGGAGATCTCCCACGTGCTGAAGCTCATGCAGCGCAAGCGGTCGCAGCTTGCCGTCGTAATCGACGAATACGGCGGAACCGCGGGGCTCCTCACGGCCGAGGATATCCTGGAGGAGATCGTGGGCGAGATGCACGACGAGTTCGACGAAGGGGAGAGGCCGGAGATCGAGAAGCTCCCCGACGGCTATTCGGTGGACGGCCGGGCCCTGCTGGAGGAGCTCGACGATCTGCTGGCGCTCGGCATCGTGGATGACGAAGTCGATTCGATCGGCGGCTGGCTGTTCAAGCAGATGGAGGGCACGGTCGCCCGCGGCCGCAAGTACGGCTATGAAGGCTTCGTATATGAGATCACCGAGACGGAGCGTCTGCGGGTGCTCAGGGTTAAGATTACGCCGGAATCCAGGCAAACGGAGCTTCCGCTGACGGCGGAGCTGCCCGGCGACAGAGAGGATCAACATTAA
- a CDS encoding bifunctional metallophosphatase/5'-nucleotidase — protein MTDTTVRLRVLHTNDIHSHFEHMPSIASIIRTQRAEAGEDHTLTLDIGDHIDRVHPATEGTQGRANIAVLNAIGYDAVTLGNNEGLTLQPEILSRRYGEEAAFPVVLANMPEMASGTHPAWAVPYHIVVKSGIRVGLIGVTAPFAEFYNLLGWDVRDAVETVRRLSRELRPQVDVLVVMSHLGIRSDERMAAEIEGIDLILGGHTHHLIEEPLRIGRTAVCAAGKFGQYVGVVDLELDSASREIRKVESRVLASVTGEEAGDITSLIASYSEQASRVLDREVVRLDRPLSVDWYGESQLGNVLAAGLRRRTGAEIGLVNAGQLLGGPLQGSVTAGRLLELCPSPINPCRMKLTGAQLLRALEESLLPEYMDKPLYGYGFRGKVLGTLCVDGMTIDYDPQGEPGAKIHSVFVGTEPLEPARAYTVGTIDMFTFGIGYLSISEGTERKFYLPEFLRDVLLKQLHDKAVLQDSSRLRWIRLDARRSTS, from the coding sequence GTGACTGACACAACCGTGAGGCTTCGCGTCCTTCATACGAACGATATTCACAGCCACTTTGAACATATGCCGAGCATCGCCTCCATCATCCGAACCCAGCGCGCCGAAGCGGGGGAGGACCATACGCTGACGCTCGATATCGGCGATCACATCGACCGGGTCCATCCCGCGACTGAGGGAACGCAGGGACGGGCCAATATCGCCGTATTGAACGCCATCGGCTATGATGCCGTGACGCTGGGCAACAACGAGGGCCTGACCCTGCAGCCGGAGATTCTCTCCCGGAGGTATGGGGAAGAGGCGGCGTTCCCCGTCGTGCTGGCCAATATGCCGGAGATGGCGAGCGGCACGCATCCGGCCTGGGCCGTTCCTTATCATATTGTTGTTAAATCGGGTATTCGCGTCGGTTTGATCGGTGTCACGGCTCCGTTCGCCGAATTCTATAATCTGCTTGGCTGGGATGTCCGGGACGCGGTCGAAACGGTGCGGCGGCTCAGCAGGGAGCTTCGTCCTCAGGTGGACGTTCTCGTGGTCATGTCCCACCTCGGAATCCGGAGCGATGAACGGATGGCCGCCGAGATTGAAGGGATCGACCTGATCCTGGGCGGGCATACCCACCATCTGATCGAGGAGCCGCTGCGCATCGGGCGCACGGCCGTCTGCGCGGCGGGCAAGTTCGGCCAGTATGTCGGCGTCGTCGACCTGGAGCTGGACTCGGCCAGTCGGGAGATCCGTAAGGTGGAATCCCGGGTGCTTGCTTCGGTAACCGGCGAGGAAGCAGGGGATATCACCTCATTGATCGCTTCCTACAGCGAGCAGGCGAGCCGGGTGCTGGACCGCGAGGTCGTGCGGCTGGACCGGCCGCTCAGCGTGGACTGGTACGGGGAATCCCAGCTCGGCAACGTGCTTGCGGCCGGCCTGCGCCGGCGCACCGGGGCGGAGATCGGGCTCGTCAATGCGGGACAGCTGCTGGGCGGCCCGCTGCAGGGGTCCGTCACCGCCGGGCGGCTGCTGGAGCTGTGCCCGTCGCCGATCAATCCGTGCCGGATGAAGCTCACGGGCGCCCAGCTCCTTCGGGCGCTCGAGGAATCGCTGCTGCCGGAGTATATGGATAAACCGCTGTACGGGTATGGCTTCCGCGGCAAAGTGCTCGGCACCTTGTGCGTGGACGGCATGACCATCGATTATGACCCGCAGGGGGAGCCGGGTGCGAAGATTCACAGCGTATTCGTCGGGACGGAGCCGCTTGAGCCCGCCCGTGCCTATACCGTCGGCACCATCGACATGTTCACCTTCGGCATCGGCTACCTGTCCATCAGCGAAGGAACGGAGCGGAAGTTCTACCTGCCGGAGTTTCTGCGGGACGTGCTCCTGAAGCAGCTGCATGACAAGGCGGTGCTTCAGGACAGCTCCAGGCTCCGCTGGATCCGCCTGGATGCCCGCCGGTCGACCTCTTGA